The nucleotide sequence gttacagttggaatcggtctttgactgatactgttttgttcatactggtaactggttacgtagtatattccaggttatatggtatgattggtgtgggctggtatgaatcttgcccttagattaacaaaatcctttcctcatattgtccatctcccctgggcagtttctctaactgaggtctggaggaggggcatagagggaggagccagtgcacacccatactaaaacttctttagagtgcccatatctcctgcggagcccgtctataccccatggtccttacagagtccccagcatcctctacggactaggagaaaaagatttaccggtaggtttaaaatcttatttttatatactaacaggggtgtcatgtgtggtacatccctgcaaaggcagatccaatctctttctcatcagactctgctgtcttccctgcactctctctcagatgttcactgctgccagtagcacacgtatgagaagcagaagtatggcggcagctgtatatatcctgatatgtaattctctgtatcatacttaccgtactcacatcatccttattactattgagagaatagaggtaagacactgatgatgggggtgtaagaggtggattataacctagcagatgatgatgatgatgattgcagggtattatatggtgtattgcatgtaaaataccttgtaccacacctactctgctgtagcaatataccttatataagggtgagtaacacttgtacaggcttaccagcgtatgagcacgcacataaaggaatgctaccttaccaatgcttccaggagtaacgttaggagacatttctctgatccatcagctcatatgactgatgttattgttcatctagaatctccaattcatacgatatgttccccatccattgttttacattggtgctaacataggacttggtgagtgactacatctccatttatacttcatggttagttaccagtacaagagagagatatatctaagtcttattataatattacatttgttattgtgagtgttctcaggagggaggACACAATGatcgtctgagacacaatattataaagccttcattaaaagtgatgttttattatacacacacatttacaattaagtgtcccagagagtcgtcttctcctattgtttacaagattaatattgttacagaaaatgtcacgtttccgtaatgtattttatttccagcagatggacacacaagcaggaatatctcagaaggacatctaatgttatccccggattgtgacataaaagataatgacagtagacaggattctccaggagcaaaccccattaccccaattatacatccagctctatcagctggtccctctgatcctgggaaatgttctcctgatcactctgatattggtgcatctgttacagcttggagagtagatacagtgtttccgtgttctatagatgccaaatgttttacacagaacacaaagcttattacccatcagccagctaaggcaggggagaggccatttccatgttctgagtgtgggaaatgttttacatacaaatcagctcttgttacacatcagagaagacacacaggtgagaagccatttccatgttctgactgtggaaaatgttttgcatggaaatcacaacttattacacatcatcaaagtcacacaggtgagaaaccatttccatgttctgagtgtgggaaatgttttacatggaaatcacaacttgttacacatcagcaaagtcacaccggtgagaaaccatttccatgttctgagtgtgggaaatgttttacatggaaatcacaacttgttacacatcagcaaagtcacacaggtgagaagccattttcatgtcctgagtgtgggaaatgttttgcacagaaatcagatcttgttaaacatcagagaagtcacacaggtgagaagcctttttcttgctctgagtgtgggaaatgttttacacggaaatcacaacttgttacacatcagcaaagtcacacaggtgagaatccatttccatgctctgagtgtgggaaaggttttgcacagaaatcagatcttgttaaacatcagcgaagtcacacaggcgagaatccatttccatgctctgagtgtgggaaaggttttgcacacacATCAGCTCttcttatacatcacagaagtcacactggtgagaagccatttccatgttctgagtgtgggaaatgctttgcacaaaaatcagatcttgttaaacatcagagaagtcacacaggtgagaatcctttttcttgctctgagtgtgggaaatgttttacacggaaatcacaacttgttatacatcagagaagtcacacagatgagaatccATTTACATgccctgaatgtgggaaatgttttgtacacaaatcagatcttattagtcataacagaagtcacacaggtgagaatccaattacttgctctgagtgtgggaaatgttttacatggaaatcacaacttgttatacatcagagaagtcacacaggtgagaagccatttccatgttctgagtgtgggaaatgttttgcatacaaatcagatcttgttaaacatcagagaagtcatacaggtgcaaagccatttccatgttctgagtgcggaaaatgttttacacagaaatcacatcttgttagacatcagcaaagtcacacaggtgagaatccatttccatgctctgagtgtgggaaatgtttttcacacaaatcacctcttgttatacatcacagaagtcacacaggtgagaagcctttttcttgctctgagtgtgggaaatgttttacacggaaatcacaacttgttatacatcacagaagtcacacaggtgagaacccatttccatgttctgagtgtgggaaatgttttgcacaaaaatcagatcttgttaaacatcacagaagtcacacaggtgagaagcctttttcttgctctgagtgtgggaaatgttttacacggaaatcacaacttgttatacatcacagaagtcacacaggtgagaacccatttccatattctgagtgtgggaaatgttttacacggaaatcacaacttgttacacatcagagaagtcacacaggtgagaagccattttaatcttctggagtatacttatcattgccatgcgatgttcttcaaggttcttatcctatctcctatgctttttgcaataataCATGCTACcacagggtgaaataatcagatgttatgccctcatctaccactgctatgcagatctgtcttttgctccgggtactgagaacccagtaccaatcctagctGATCTCcaagtgtgggtgatgccagttggctgtgactaggtcctggtgaaacaggtccttatgatagaagctcaccaacaaagggcagggctacagctcaactTTGCGAACCAACCAGGCTttgcgcttgggggttcagagttacaaaatgctgatatgGGAGTCATTCCAATTTCGtttgttgacgattttcgctatgctgcaattagttgcaaattgcgcatgcggaaggcacgcagggcgcatgcgcttagttatttaacacagaacttagcagttttgctgtgacttctgcggcgcttttcagtcgcactggtgttcggtaaatgattgataggaaaagggcgtttctgggcggcaagtcTGCGTTTTTCCGGCGCTTGCAAAAAAACGCatacgtttcagggaaaaacgcggcccgaacgcagggcgtgtttgtgacgtcaaaccaggaactaaacagactgagctgatcgcaattcctGAGTAGGtccacagctactcagaaactgcaaagaattatttagtagcaattctgctactcttttgtttgcaattctgctaagctaagatacactcccagagggcggcggcctagcgtgtgcaatgctgctaaaagcagctagcgagcaaacaactcggaatgagggcccatgtgcggaaTCTTGATGTCCTgggtggtggagtgacacttagacatcaggtatcagctacAATCAGTTCCTCATGTGTGGACCATAGCcaaactccagcacttatttccctcagaagatctacctagtcatacatgtacttgtattatcccactttgggggtcattccgacctgatcgctcactgcagtttgtcgcagcgatcgggtcggaactgcgccggcgcatgccagtcatcgttgcctagcgatcgcctctgagacagagggagggggctggacggtggccaaAGCAGGTGTGGCTAGACCGTTGGGGGTGCGGGCCATGGCGACAGTGAaggacaactcccggccagccgcaggagctgcactggttgggagttactccagaaatataaaagcatcgccgctgtgtgatgcttttgtatttgggggggaaggcactgacctgcagggcggactagccctgtgctgggtgtttaccccgcatgtcagggaagatgattgtagctacgatcaactcagatagctcgtagctacgatcaactcggaatgacccccatagactactgcaatgtcctctgcctgggtctcccagcagaagaattgcaccacttgtagcATGTACAGAATGTAACAGCcagtctgttacctaaccagcccgttcctgctacataacacccattctctactccctctaccggctgcctgtaagatggtgactctgggcctaattcaggttggatcgcagtgtgtgataGAACTGGAATTATTCAAAAAAAGTTGTGGGTGCATCCACTGTGCCCATCCTGTGCATGCTCCCACCTTTTccactcccacaggcagttacGGGTGTGggtgggcaatgctccatttccagggaggaggcaGTGTGGCGCGAATGGAGGGCAGAGGCGGACAAATGTGCATgatcacggtggctgtgtgacatcacgtgcagctgCCATGATTGAGAAGAATGCGGTGGGCCTCCTGCAGGTGTAGCTAAGCTGCAGCtgcaggaggcttcactaacttctacgatgaagcagaaattgtgaggcagtcgcattttctgcttcatcaaggaggaggcggcggtcagcatgctgggtggctttgcgctgcgatgggcggcccccagcatgctaggaaaaggattgctaattctgctaataagcagcatctgctatccttactgaattagaccctctATTAAATAATCTTACGGACTctcccagccttgcatgaccatggtaccagaagcagcttctgcctccgtactgcccgggtttcttccatctgttgatgaaggactgttagcagtaccataaattcccaagcagtgcttagatgtcggggagacagggcgggtggcagtagtgcagtagcgggggctgctggaggcagtgtctaaatGGGTaatgtccccaagcagcgctgaggagggagacagggcgggtggcagtagtgagagctgctggaggcagtgtctatgtgggtaaacaTCCGCAAGCAGGGCTGAGGTGTCAAagcagggagacagggcagggggcagtagtgggagctgctggagGAAGTGTATGTgggtccctatctaattacatcctctgtagagtattcataacatcacatatcttgtctttctttagtctcacaccctcctgaaacttggataactttgtggggtatcatcatacaacccattaagaacctagcaatctggtggaccattatgcaataggtagcatctatccttgtgtatctatgcctatttccctatagattgtaagcttgcgagcagggccttcctacctctatgtctgtctatttttacccacttttgttctattactgttgttctaattgtaaagtgcaacggaatatgctgcgctatataagaaactgttaataaataaataaatgttcctaagaaGGGCTGAGGTGTCAGagtggggagacagggcaggtggcagtaatagggggagacagggtgggtggcagtagtgtggggagacagggcggtggcagtaatagggggagacagggtgggtggcagtagtgtggggagacagggcggtggcagtagtggtagGGAGACAGGTTggtggcagtagtagggggagacagggcaggtggcagtagtgggggagacagggtgggtggcagtagtggggggagacagggcaggtggcagtagtggggggagacagggtagtgggggggagacagggcggatggccgcagtgcagtaccaggggctgctggaggcagtaaagaggtgtatgtgttccacacagaaccagttgataattagacttaatgatgattatgcttccttatttctaattaatcccttatatgtgttactgttatttgctgtgtcagcctttatgtgtgttctgtgtaataatcctgaaagtagtgctgctaccgatctcatatcatttgtagtaacttggaaaagatgagatatgaggtgcactctggaagcttatagggggttaatcagagatgatcgcagatgtgacatcacacagcccctggaaaatggtcctggccTGCCCGCGGCCACAATGAGTGCATCTGCgcggccgctgtgcatgtgcattttgccaccgcCAGTAAACGGCTgtgggccgctattgcggctgggtctgaatgacccccataggctgttgtgcagagtaaagtattttttaagtttaaaatataggcaaaaatctgtgtattaaagatatgaaataaagtcatttaaaatcaaaagatttccggtgcaattttggctatgtccgatGTTGACAGcacatttgaatagtgggatgatattacggggGGAAGGGGAGTCTCTGTGTaattaaatagttttatcatttgttggttttaaataaatgtctactcaaatgttttggttttattttttacTTGTAGGGGAATTAGGATtgttgtattttaaaaaaaaaacttacctgaccctcgccgggaaatgtccatgtatgaaggtatgggagatacctgctgcagtcccttctacttacatttgggggaTCCGTATTTTggggggaattagcagcaaatagttaatgatacattggctccataacgtctcgctgaccctctgatttttacaaaaatatgttacacaaaatgacatttacATTAACAACCATTTGTCACAacggagggctgaggctgacctggggaagcctcagatgtaggggctgatgtgtaagtgaaccggggaggtagtatCGGGTTCTTTGACATACAGGAGTACTATTACCCGtttcccgaaggcgtgaccacgacaatgaaGTTGTAAAAGGTAAAATCAGTTTTATTGAATACAGCTTAAAGACACCTTTGATATGCAAAACATCACAGGACATGTGCAATGGTAAGTTACAGGTCAGTTCCCAGAAGTgcagggtaattagtgctgtggcttgcagaacagatattacagagtccttgctagaactggagatggtaagtccgtatgccacagctaaccgctgaggagaggtatgaactggtactgcccagcagatggtgcacagaggctggagcaacacgCATGCACAGAcatagatggtacttggtaatttgcagagagtgccggatggaaccggtatgaatgaaaaGGTGTGCAGGACTCGCCACTGTAGATATAGAGTTCGATGGTAagcatcgatggacgctgtggttAAATGGTAGGATGGTCACTGATGCAGGTGATATAGGAATACCACTGAAGTTGAAGAATACTGAAGATACTGTGGAGCACCGCTTAGCAGAATAccagcgactcaggagcactggaaagctggtaggccgtgGTAAGTACACTGTGGCGTATGGGGAGCGGTGCTGCAGAAAGGTGAAGTTGtcaacgataccaggacaccgctagAGGCTGGAAGCGAAGCGAAGCAGGGCCAACACTGGAAGCAGGAAGCCAGTGTCTGATTGTGGAGAGTgatcaggagcaatgctggaacactaaagtcaggctgcaccgcaggatggaaacaagTGCgggtctcttatacccctttcacacagaccaaaatttcccgggttaatgcaCATGAATGCGCAACAACctgggaaatttctcagtgtgaaatggtacagggacaaaatcccgggactcatgccccggcatttcaaccctgcaatcgaccagggttggtcccgggatcttcccgggaacctggtcagtgtgaacgggagctgggtcAATGTGCCCCAGCTCCCGTTCATTCTCTATGTAgcaggcagtgcttggagatcatgtgatctcttgcgccacCCGCACTGCGTCACCGCTGATCTctgcaacccagcaatatgccgagcTGCTGACTgtggtatgcaaggggtcttacctgGGAATGtcactgcatgatcccgggaccgtattcccgggtaagacccctgcatttttggtgtgaaaggggtattagcggagctggatcacaggagctggaatacctggagatacAAGCAgaagaatccacaagcaggagagatgtgtacagggtagacaaccaaagcactgacccttaggcagccttaatgcaggatatttataccagctgggaagcaggtattggctgggtaatcaggcagagtgcagctgctgggtaatcaggcagaatccagagtgcagctgctgggtaatcaggcagagtccagagtgcagctgataggctgtaaagcaacatgtgatgaatccaaacatgactgtgcccatgtttgaatctggagggaaagtctgtttgaagtttagcatgtgagagactgaggccgtgttacacagcgtgctgcacgcagacagcgcaggtggaatccaggcttggaatgctgggccagtctcaggagacacttggaaggtaagaaatggtgataaattacccggatcgtgacagcattcATTGAACAAGAAAAACAAAGCAAGTTTAAAAAACCcaaaactttatatataaaaaatagaagaAGACCACCAATTCTGGTCTTCATtcattgactctatcaggagaacaagagcctttttagcaaggactaagccaccagtaaccagtagaggaaccaggcatatcccacagaatatcagcgctgccaccatacattggggagagaatataaagggcagatttctgaacagtgcttttagaaggaacacaagaagtgcatagataacaatgatcagaagtccgggacaatgagttcaagaaaccaacgctgtggcactaatgacctcaatacaggtcacttggagcaagagactagggtaagggcaacaacaatatttcaaacaactaaaaaaaaacagttgaaaaaaattaattataaatttaaaaaatgagggtggtccagtacagaggactgtgtactcagcatgtctaagtacGTTCCACTGGATGAAGCGCTGGAATGGGAGGAGGAGGTGGGCTGTATGGGTCCTGGCGGAAAACAGCTCATCTGTTGAGGAGTTTCCCGGCACATACTGCATGGGTTGGTGATGTGGGTGGGGACACTTGGGAGACAGCGCCTGGCAGGTGGTGTTATCTCATACGCCTCATCAAGAGATTCTTTATTTGCGTgtgaggtagcatcaagaaccagatgCTTGAAGATCTTCTTTTGATCCTCCTTCATCAGTCGCATCTCCGCCGCGATGTAATTGCCAAAAGTTTGCTCCAAGTCTGGGGGCCTATTAAGAACCCCCTCAGTGTGAGTAAAAAACTGTTGTGATctgggcggggcagaagtgggtttctGGATGACCACTGCTGTTTTGGGGGTCATGGCTGTGGGGTTGGGTCATCCACTTCAGTTGCCTCACTCATGGAAGGCTCCACTTCCAGCTCCTGTGTAATATCccgcaatataaaacaaaaatgaactccatgtaaaaatgtgtgggtacaatacaatacaaatgtgtgtgtacttaccagatccagactctccgatgcctcctcttccacaagagtgggacaaaccggatccagattacaccgtgaccttatccttggctcttgctccaaagtgattttcatgaggtcataataccaCAGCGAAATACACAAAAATAGTGGATACAGATAAGTCGCAAGCGCTCTGAATGAATAATACTTCCCTCTTGTAAGACGGAAGCAATGTAGGGGAGATGAAGATGTTCATTCTTTGTGCTAGATTTTAATCTTGGGTAAAATCATCAACGCTCAAAGGAAACATAAAACAGAACAAAAACACATCATGGTGTAATACGTCCACAATAGAGATTGATGTGACTCCAAAAAATGTGTTGAATGAAGTGAATCAGGAGGTTCTAGATGGTGTACCGTACTCACTCAGTGGAAATGGTAAATAAACATAATGGTATATTTATGTGGAACCCACTCTTGAATGGATATATCCTAGTTTAGATGTGAAAAATCCCAAATTATGTAGTTGTGGGTATTTACatgtgcgtacccaaactcacactatCAGTGTAgatgaaaacacataaaggtatctttcaactgaAATCAGCCAGTGATGGTTGTTCAATAAGGATGTGTATACCCCACtcacaatgatttaagctgttacactcacatcaaggtttctttatactgGTGACAGGAAAAAGAACCAAATACCAGATTCCAAGTCCATAGAAAAGGGGGTTACAGTTTATTAAAAATCAGCACAAAGTAAAAAATCATCCATAGAAAAGTTAAATAACAAAGAGGACATGTACTCGGCTAGGTGGTTGGTAAGTGGGCAGTCCGGAACGCCCGACACCCCCTTTTTCCATCTGTTTACACCTGTGGTTATTTTTTGTGCTGAGTACATGTCCTCtatgtttttttacttttctatggaGAAATTTTCTTCAGTTTTGATTTAAGCCTTGTTATTTTAGGTATACtgtctgggcaacagtatacctgcaccgtgggagttaggggggacggTTACctgcctctgtaaggtgtcagagccacTTCCCCTCTGCACGACCACCGCCCTGAGAGGATGTTGTTCGGTGGGGCACTGAGCCATGGCGGACACAACCGCAGCACaccacacacccctaacactgaCTGAAGGTAAGAAAAGTGGTGAGTAACACGGCGGTGGACAGGACCCTCCACGGGGTTACCCGCTTCAGCCCCCTGTGCAGAACTGGCAGCGATTGTACAAACTAGCTAATTTGTGAGGTTTGCACACCGTGGGAGACTTGGCCAGTATAAACATGGTCAGCGGCTTCAGCACCATTATAGGGGGACGAATGTTCAGAGCGGTACCAGAGGCATTtaagcgccttcctctgcataagcagcagcttcaaggacacgcagctcctccagagattcgggagacactggaaactggtacaggggtgtactagcagggggagagccgctattgcacaCAATATAGTGTCTTTAAAAAGAGACACAATCCGGATTTCTGGTATATAGATATATTTCAGCTTGCAGTTGTTACTAcaagcgggggtgggggggggggtgctgttctCCTCTCAATCTGAGTCTCCATCACATACGCAGTGAGGCATGCTGGTTATACTTGAATGTGAGTTTTGTGTGAGTGTTTTTCTCTGTCAATATGGTTAAACACGCTGTATGCAAAGTTTGTCATACCAGATTCTCCCCTTCTACCACTGGGTCCCTATTGTGTGACCATTGCAGTCAGTCTTCTCAGGTCAGTGTGGAGACTAGGGGGAAGGGTCAGGAGCCTTCTTGGCTCATGCCGTTAagactatgatggctgacatgtcatcCTAGCTTGAGGCTAATAAGCAAACAACACTACAactgcaacaggctgttgcagaccttgcAGCAAAGGCTGATGACAGATATCCTTCCCTCCATAGTTCAGGGCCACTTAAGTGTGGGCTGCCTGCTGTTCTAGCAGATGAGGAGGATATTCTGGAAGAGGGGAAGGAATTGGAACCTGATATAGAAGATTCCACTCCTGcagagggtattgaacccctaattcttgcTATCTGGGATGTAATAAAAAGCCCCTTTAGAAGAGGCTGCTTCAATGCATCACCTTCCCAGATTCTCCAGAATTAGATGAGGTTTTTAAactagcctggaaaaatcctgataaaagataTCAGGTTACTAGAAAGATTTTACGTTCTTTCCCATTCCCAACAGAGGGTAGAAAAtattgggaagaacccccagctgtTGATGTTTCTGTCTCCTGCCTCTCTAAGAAGGCAGTGTTATCGGCGCCATGGTCTTTTCTgctcaaggaccctggggataggaaaatagaaactacGCTACAATCTatttatacagcggctggtgtatcacaaagacacATCCATTTTCCCTTCCACAAGGATATTTCCAATATCATATATGTGACTAGTATGTGGAATTACAACATATGCAGTGCAATGTGTGCATGAAAATATAGTCACTGGCTCCATCACTTAGTATCCGATATCCTGGCATACCCGACCTGTATATTTACAAAGTACATAGAATAACATATTATAATTGATAATATTACTATCACAATAAACTttgatatataatttatttattcttCTGATTTTGCAATATTCTGGATTTTCATACTAGTACTTTGTCCATACGGAACCAACTTTTGTGACTTCCCTGTGGGATTTACAACATAAATGAGCTGTGACTGTGGTTCTGTATGATTACTTTGCCTGTCGGTTTCTTTCTATTTGCTATTGCAATCTAGACGACGTATTGTCGTGTATAACTTGGTCTGAGAACattcacatttccaggaaccttACTTATAGGTAGTAACCCTTACCCTTTCCTTATCACAGCGTCTAGTACTACGTGCTGTGGACGGTTCCCCAGACTTATTAGTTCTGCATTTATCAGACCAAGGAACGTTACAGTTTTGACAATCTCTCTTGGTACATTTCCATCCTGTTACTTTTGTCGTACACACTGGAAATAAATCGTAATGTTAATATCATGCTTGAAATTCATAATAACAGGAAACGGCTTTTGATCACGTTTAAAAAATCAAAGAAAACTCCATTCACATATATACAtctacataaatacacatacatacccaTACAAATGCTTGTAGgaaaaataatcttaaaaaaaagtaaaaataatcttAAAAAGAGTAAGTAATTTAATACTGTACTGTAAAATGCTGCgcaaacaaaataaaacatataaCTTGCATATAAAGTTGTGACAAATATGTTTCTGAAATAAGTTTTTTTAAGTATATGTTCCAAGAGTCAAATAACTCCCAGT is from Pseudophryne corroboree isolate aPseCor3 chromosome 3 unlocalized genomic scaffold, aPseCor3.hap2 SUPER_3_unloc_12, whole genome shotgun sequence and encodes:
- the LOC134983304 gene encoding oocyte zinc finger protein XlCOF6-like isoform X2, which produces MYVTDIKAEDIEGEEETYVTDIKAEDIEGEEETYVTDIKVEDIEGEEETYVTDMKAEDIEGEEETYVRGDQQCKEEEIHTDISTDGHTSRNISEGHLMLSPDCDIKDNDSRQDSPGANPITPIIHPALSAGPSDPGKCSPDHSDIGASVTAWRVDTVFPCSIDAKCFTQNTKLITHQPAKAGERPFPCSECGKCFTYKSALVTHQRRHTGEKPFPCSDCGKCFAWKSQLITHHQSHTGEKPFPCSECGKCFTWKSQLVTHQQSHTGEKPFPCSECGKCFTWKSQLVTHQQSHTGEKPFSCPECGKCFAQKSDLVKHQRSHTGEKPFSCSECGKCFTRKSQLVTHQQSHTGENPFPCSECGKGFAQKSDLVKHQRSHTGENPFPCSECGKGFAHTSALLIHHRSHTGEKPFPCSECGKCFAQKSDLVKHQRSHTGENPFSCSECGKCFTRKSQLVIHQRSHTDENPFTCPECGKCFVHKSDLISHNRSHTGENPITCSECGKCFTWKSQLVIHQRSHTGEKPFPCSECGKCFAYKSDLVKHQRSHTGAKPFPCSECGKCFTQKSHLVRHQQSHTGENPFPCSECGKCFSHKSPLVIHHRSHTGEKPFSCSECGKCFTRKSQLVIHHRSHTGENPFPCSECGKCFAQKSDLVKHHRSHTGEKPFSCSECGKCFTRKSQLVIHHRSHTGENPFPYSECGKCFTRKSQLVTHQRSHTGEKPF
- the LOC134983304 gene encoding oocyte zinc finger protein XlCOF6-like isoform X1 codes for the protein MYVTDIKAEDIEGEEETYVTDIKAEDIEGEEETYVTDIKVEDIEGEEETYVTDMKAEDIEGEEETYVRGDQQCKEEEIHTDISTADGHTSRNISEGHLMLSPDCDIKDNDSRQDSPGANPITPIIHPALSAGPSDPGKCSPDHSDIGASVTAWRVDTVFPCSIDAKCFTQNTKLITHQPAKAGERPFPCSECGKCFTYKSALVTHQRRHTGEKPFPCSDCGKCFAWKSQLITHHQSHTGEKPFPCSECGKCFTWKSQLVTHQQSHTGEKPFPCSECGKCFTWKSQLVTHQQSHTGEKPFSCPECGKCFAQKSDLVKHQRSHTGEKPFSCSECGKCFTRKSQLVTHQQSHTGENPFPCSECGKGFAQKSDLVKHQRSHTGENPFPCSECGKGFAHTSALLIHHRSHTGEKPFPCSECGKCFAQKSDLVKHQRSHTGENPFSCSECGKCFTRKSQLVIHQRSHTDENPFTCPECGKCFVHKSDLISHNRSHTGENPITCSECGKCFTWKSQLVIHQRSHTGEKPFPCSECGKCFAYKSDLVKHQRSHTGAKPFPCSECGKCFTQKSHLVRHQQSHTGENPFPCSECGKCFSHKSPLVIHHRSHTGEKPFSCSECGKCFTRKSQLVIHHRSHTGENPFPCSECGKCFAQKSDLVKHHRSHTGEKPFSCSECGKCFTRKSQLVIHHRSHTGENPFPYSECGKCFTRKSQLVTHQRSHTGEKPF